The DNA sequence GTCAGGTGACCTACGGCTATTACCAGATAAACACATCCAGGAGCACCGGCTTCATCATGAACGTGCATAACGTGCTCTCGATGCCTTCGATGCTGAAGCCGATGAACATACTGAAAATAGTGGACTTTTCTCTGCCGACGTTCTACACGCACTCCATGGAGAACATATCTGTAAGCGCATTGTACACAGGCACGTCGCCGCAATACGTGTACTTCTACATTACCGCGCCCACCGGCGCCACTGTGCTAAACCCGACGCAGACCGTGCTTGCCACGCCAAACGAGCTGATAAGCAGGGATTTCAGCATAGAAACCTCCAATACCCTAGGCACCATGATATTCACGCTGTACGCCAACACCCAGGGAGCCAACGTGACGTACTCGCTGCCAGTGATAGTCCTGCAGGGCCAGGGCAACTCCACCATGGTAGGCCAGGCAGCAGCAGCATTCCCTCTAAATTTCAACATAGAAAGCAAGGAAGCAAAAACCTACCTTATAGCCCTCGGCGCGGTGCTGGTGATAGTTTTATTAACATATGGAGCAATTATAACTGCAAATAGGTCAAAATACAACGCAAACAGGGCGAGAAGCCTGAAAAGCATAAAAGAGCAGGTAAATGAATAAGGTGCGTCGATTGCGCAATCCATATATAATAGGGATATCCTCCCAGAAGGGTGGTGTAGGCAAGACTACCATATCCGTCAACCTTTCCGTAGCATTGAGGTCCCTGAACTACAGGGTTTTGCTGATAGATGCTGACACGACCAATCCGAGCGTTGGTTTCCACATGGGGCTTGACAAGGCGAACACGGGTTACAGGGACGTGGTCTACGGAAGGGCTAACCTGAGGGACGCGATAGCGATACACAGCCCCACAGGGCTTCACGTGCTTCCAGGTACATTGAACACGAAGCAGTTTTCCCCGCCGTCAAGCAGGATAGACAGCCTCGGCGGGGCGCTCAGGAACTCGAATTACGACTTCATCATGTTCGATACGGCTCCGGGTTCCGTGGAGCTGGACATATCAAAATACTACGACGAGGCTCTGATACTCACAACGCCGGAAATGTCAGCATGCACCAGCTCCATGCGCCTGGCAAACAGGTACAACCAGATGAAGATCATACACAACCTGGCGGTCAACAGGGTTAGGAACAAGAGGTACGAGATAAGCCTGGAGGAGATAGA is a window from the Candidatus Micrarchaeota archaeon genome containing:
- a CDS encoding MinD/ParA family protein; protein product: MRNPYIIGISSQKGGVGKTTISVNLSVALRSLNYRVLLIDADTTNPSVGFHMGLDKANTGYRDVVYGRANLRDAIAIHSPTGLHVLPGTLNTKQFSPPSSRIDSLGGALRNSNYDFIMFDTAPGSVELDISKYYDEALILTTPEMSACTSSMRLANRYNQMKIIHNLAVNRVRNKRYEISLEEIEEIYEKKVRGTLPEDDIVPISISQHIPAYVLGPDSRFSKGIRSMAKKYASSDSRLTMGFEDMGVRARIASFLKRLFGLRLR